The bacterium genome includes the window CCAATACCGGGGCGTATTATCCCATCCAGACACAATTGGGATTGATATAAACACCAATCAAAAAGTTTTGCTTGAACCAAGAATAATGGAGTACAAAAATTATTACGGGGTAAAACTCTCCTGCCTGGTCATGAATGAAAAGGAAATATTTGCAGAGAAACTTCGTACACTCTCTGACAGGGCAAGGCCAAGGGATCCTTATGATTTAGTGATATTAAAGAAAAATTTTGGGTTTAAAATAAAAGAAGGATTGGCCCTATTGCAAAAGAAGGAGTTACATAAGCCTTTAGACAAAGAAAGAATCGCGGAAAATTTGAGAATATCGTTAGACAGATTTGAGAATGAAATGCAGGAATTATATTACCGTGAATCAGTAACTAAAGAAGAGGTTAAGAAATTGGCTGATGAAATTGTTGAGACGGTAAAATAAGTCAGTAAGGCTGGGAACGAACGGCGTTCAAGGAAAAGATATTTCCGCTCAGCATGTGGAGGTCTTAAAATACACTAATCCTGTTTTTAAAAAACTTTACGGTGATTTATACACGGAATTGGTTAACCATAAACCCGATTTGCTTGGTTGGCTGTATAACGAGCTTGATAAACCATGGCAATATCAAAAACGGAGAATGGCCTTAAACAGGCTTAATCCCGGGGATATTGACGGGATTAGGAAAAAGGCGGGAATTGAATAAAATCTCATTGACGCTAAATATTTAATTGGTATATATTACTAAGCGGAGTTTAAGGTGAAGGCAGCAGCTTGTTATAGATAATAATATATATGCCGAAAATATAGAATATTAAAGACATTGCCGTTGTTTTTGCGTTATTAAAATAAATTAGAATATCAGAGTAAAGGAGCAAAATGCATTTATTGGTTCTTGTTCTTAACAGGGAAGAATACATGGAAGAAGTCCTTACTATTTTTGTGGAAGCGGGTGTTCCCGGTGCGACAATTATTGATACAGAGGGTATGGGGAGGGCGGTTTCTTATGATATTCCGATTTTCGCCACCCTGAAAAATATAATGAAAGGGACGCATTTTTACAATAGAACCATATTTTCGGTAATCGAAGATGAAGAGCTTTTAAATAAAACTATTGATATGATAAGAAAAAGTATTGACCTTGATAAGGAAGGAACCGGTATTCTTTTCACAATCCCTGTCAGCAAGGTATATGGATTGA containing:
- a CDS encoding nucleotidyl transferase AbiEii/AbiGii toxin family protein; this encodes MKIDLLSRAQLEILNKRGPKYHLQDAEKDYFLAIILNIFYNSGLKNALVFKGGTAVYHCYLEQSRFSKDLDFTSRVKLTQADLEKVFSRIDIFKLKDAKEKKYGLDFSIQYRGVLSHPDTIGIDINTNQKVLLEPRIMEYKNYYGVKLSCLVMNEKEIFAEKLRTLSDRARPRDPYDLVILKKNFGFKIKEGLALLQKKELHKPLDKERIAENLRISLDRFENEMQELYYRESVTKEEVKKLADEIVETVK
- a CDS encoding P-II family nitrogen regulator, producing the protein MHLLVLVLNREEYMEEVLTIFVEAGVPGATIIDTEGMGRAVSYDIPIFATLKNIMKGTHFYNRTIFSVIEDEELLNKTIDMIRKSIDLDKEGTGILFTIPVSKVYGLTKEELKW